Part of the Streptomyces sp. NBC_00457 genome, GCTGCTCTCCCCCGCCAACAGCGTGCACACCTTCCGGATGCGGATCCCCATCGACGTCGCCTACCTCGACCGCCACCTCGAGGTCATCGCCGTGACGACCATGAAGCCGGGGCGACTCGGTATGCCCCGGCTTCGTGCGCGGCATGTGGTGGAGGCGGAGGCGGGGGTCATGGCGGGGTGGGGGTTGCGGGTCGGGATTCGGGTGGAGATCGAGGGGGCGGAGTAGTCCCTGGGGGCTGTCCCTACGCTCCCGCCGCCGCCCCTGCTCGCTCGCGCGGCCGCACCGTCATCAGCAGCGTCCGCGGCCGTACCGT contains:
- a CDS encoding DUF192 domain-containing protein, whose protein sequence is MRRRWRDGQGTLVVPGGGGRADAVSVPLEIAASYRARTKGLLGRDAIDGAMLLSPANSVHTFRMRIPIDVAYLDRHLEVIAVTTMKPGRLGMPRLRARHVVEAEAGVMAGWGLRVGIRVEIEGAE